A genomic window from Streptomyces sp. MST-110588 includes:
- a CDS encoding RDD family protein — protein sequence MSSDQPGPGSGEPPQDDPFLKKPGEREPRPPAGAPAAGSPYGGSPYGGGTDPAGPAGGGPYGGGGPGGGPYADNHNPYGGGYGMPDPLAGMPPLAGRGRRLLARIIDSFIICVTVGWFMTFLVGGVDYTSTDSAQAARQAMVSGITMLAYLVYEGLMLTSRGQTLGKMLMKIRVAMLADGAVPTGQAGWTRAAVYTLPEIVPCCGFVFWLVNVLWCTWDKPYQQCLHDKAVKTVVVSTA from the coding sequence TTCCTGAAGAAGCCGGGGGAGCGGGAACCGCGTCCCCCGGCGGGCGCCCCGGCCGCGGGCTCCCCCTACGGTGGCTCCCCGTACGGTGGCGGCACGGACCCCGCGGGCCCGGCCGGCGGCGGCCCGTACGGTGGCGGCGGACCCGGTGGCGGCCCGTACGCCGACAACCACAACCCCTACGGCGGCGGGTACGGCATGCCCGATCCGCTCGCCGGTATGCCCCCGCTCGCGGGCCGCGGGCGGCGGCTGCTCGCCCGCATCATCGATTCCTTCATCATCTGCGTGACGGTCGGCTGGTTCATGACCTTCCTGGTGGGCGGGGTGGACTACACCAGCACCGACAGCGCGCAGGCCGCGCGGCAAGCCATGGTCTCCGGCATCACCATGCTCGCCTACCTGGTCTACGAAGGGCTGATGCTCACCAGCCGCGGCCAGACCCTCGGCAAGATGCTGATGAAGATCAGGGTGGCGATGCTGGCGGACGGGGCGGTACCGACCGGCCAGGCGGGCTGGACGCGCGCCGCCGTCTACACGCTGCCGGAGATCGTCCCCTGCTGCGGCTTCGTCTTCTGGCTCGTCAACGTCCTGTGGTGCACCTGGGACAAGCCGTACCAGCAGTGTCTGCACGACAAGGCGGTCAAGACCGTGGTGGTCTCCACCGCCTGA